A single region of the Desulfomonile tiedjei genome encodes:
- a CDS encoding nucleotidyltransferase family protein: MTIQDLLKEKREEILRIAAIHGARNVRVFGSVVRGEADATSDVDFLVDMEPDRSLLDVGALLTDLRELLGRRVDVVSENGLYWLLRRRILKEAKPL, from the coding sequence ATGACCATTCAGGACCTTCTCAAAGAAAAGCGGGAGGAAATCCTTCGGATTGCAGCCATCCATGGCGCTCGCAATGTCCGGGTCTTTGGCTCCGTGGTCCGAGGAGAGGCGGATGCCACGAGCGACGTGGACTTCCTCGTGGACATGGAGCCTGACCGAAGTCTCCTGGACGTTGGCGCCTTGCTCACGGATCTCCGGGAGCTTCTGGGCCGCAGAGTCGATGTTGTCAGTGAGAACGGGCTCTACTGGTTGCTGCGCCGCCGAATCCTCAAAGAGGCCAAACCCCTATGA
- a CDS encoding type II toxin-antitoxin system HicB family antitoxin has product MIDLPYTLIIEATEEPDYFGFYSPDLQGFSGIGHSVEDCIYKAKWGMREHIALLEQQGLPVPPFNPSLKIIIQNEEKRAVA; this is encoded by the coding sequence ATGATCGATCTGCCGTACACACTTATTATCGAGGCCACCGAAGAACCTGATTATTTCGGCTTCTATTCCCCTGACTTGCAAGGTTTTTCAGGCATCGGACACTCAGTGGAGGACTGTATCTATAAAGCAAAATGGGGAATGAGGGAGCACATTGCCCTTCTTGAACAGCAGGGTTTACCCGTTCCGCCCTTTAACCCCTCCCTTAAGATTATCATCCAAAATGAGGAGAAAAGGGCTGTCGCCTGA